From Kiritimatiellales bacterium, a single genomic window includes:
- the gyrA gene encoding DNA gyrase subunit A, which produces MNTERIDLINIEDEMQRAYIDYSMSVIIGRALPDARDGLKPGNRRILFAMKERGWTASKPFVKCAKVVGEVIGNYHPHGDSAVYDTLVRMAQDFSMRCMLINGQGNFGSIDGDRAAAYRYTECKLLPQAEDMLADIEKNTVDMRPNFDETLQEPTVLPARIPNLLVNGSTGIAVGMATNIPPHNLSEVIDGTIYLIEHPDAPVEDLCQFVKGPDFPTAGIVHGLSGIKSMYLTGRGRIRMRGKAEIEEFGTGGRERIIVTEIPYTVNKASLITKMAELVREKRLEGISDIRDESGKQGIRIVIELKRGAIGKVVLNNIYKHTQLACTFGAIMLAIDDNRPKVMNLKELLQCFINHRFDVITRRTTFDLEKARARAHILEGLLIAQDHIDEVVRLIRESKDRDEAQTKLISRFQLTEIQAKSIVEMRLYQLTGLERDKLLAEYDELQKTIAYLLDLLANEEKLYGVIKDDLLEIKAKYGEPRRTQLEVDEGEIDIEDLIADEACVITLSNTGYIKRVPVDTYRQQRRGGKGVVGMNTKEEDFVEHVFTASTHDYLLCFTEGGRMYWLKAYHVPESSRQSRGRALANVIEMGPEEKLAAIICVRELDDSEHNLLMATRAGIIKKTVLSAYKNIRAGGINAINIDEGDQLIGVQLTSGSDEIILSMRNGKAIRFNEKDARPIGRTARGVKGVTLEDDDQVVSIEVVNKEATMMAITENGYGKRTSFDEYRLQNRGGKGIISIQTTERNGKVVSAHAVTDENRIMLISQNGQMICIGAGDLRVIGRNTQGVRLVNLNEGDKLVSAAVLDAEEEKSDEENSGAGIEETGTNDTQSEQPESDAGVE; this is translated from the coding sequence ATGAACACAGAACGTATTGATCTGATTAATATTGAAGATGAAATGCAGCGCGCCTACATCGATTATTCGATGAGCGTGATTATCGGCCGCGCCCTGCCCGACGCGCGCGACGGGTTGAAACCCGGCAACCGGCGTATTCTGTTCGCCATGAAAGAACGCGGCTGGACGGCCTCCAAACCGTTTGTGAAATGCGCGAAAGTGGTCGGTGAAGTGATCGGTAATTATCACCCGCACGGCGACTCGGCGGTGTACGACACACTCGTGCGCATGGCACAGGATTTTTCGATGCGCTGCATGCTGATCAACGGTCAGGGAAACTTCGGCTCCATCGACGGCGACCGCGCGGCGGCGTACCGCTACACCGAGTGTAAACTGCTGCCGCAGGCGGAAGATATGCTCGCCGATATCGAAAAAAATACAGTGGATATGCGGCCGAACTTCGACGAAACACTGCAGGAGCCCACCGTTCTGCCGGCGCGCATTCCCAACCTGCTGGTTAACGGCAGCACCGGCATCGCCGTCGGCATGGCAACCAATATCCCGCCGCACAATCTGAGCGAAGTGATCGACGGCACAATCTATCTGATTGAACATCCCGACGCGCCGGTGGAAGACCTGTGCCAGTTTGTAAAAGGCCCGGACTTTCCGACCGCCGGAATTGTACACGGACTGAGCGGCATTAAGAGCATGTACCTCACCGGCCGCGGACGCATCCGTATGCGCGGCAAAGCGGAGATTGAAGAGTTCGGCACCGGCGGGCGCGAGCGGATTATCGTCACTGAAATTCCGTACACGGTCAACAAAGCATCGCTCATCACCAAGATGGCGGAACTTGTGCGTGAAAAACGGCTGGAAGGAATTTCCGACATTCGCGATGAATCCGGCAAACAGGGCATCCGCATCGTCATCGAACTGAAACGCGGCGCGATCGGCAAAGTGGTGCTGAACAATATTTACAAGCATACGCAGCTTGCCTGCACATTCGGCGCCATCATGCTGGCGATTGATGACAACCGCCCGAAAGTGATGAATCTGAAAGAGCTGCTGCAGTGCTTCATTAATCACCGCTTCGACGTCATTACACGCCGTACAACATTTGATTTAGAAAAAGCCCGCGCACGTGCACACATTCTGGAAGGGTTGCTGATTGCGCAGGATCATATTGATGAGGTCGTGCGCCTCATCCGTGAATCAAAAGACCGTGATGAAGCACAGACAAAACTGATATCGCGCTTTCAACTGACCGAAATTCAGGCGAAATCCATCGTTGAAATGCGCCTCTATCAGCTCACCGGACTGGAGCGCGATAAGCTTCTGGCAGAATATGATGAGCTGCAAAAAACAATCGCCTATCTGCTCGATCTGCTCGCAAATGAAGAGAAGCTGTACGGCGTCATCAAAGACGATCTCCTCGAAATCAAAGCCAAATACGGCGAGCCGCGCCGCACGCAGCTGGAAGTGGATGAAGGTGAAATTGATATTGAAGACCTGATCGCCGACGAAGCGTGCGTGATCACGCTTTCCAATACCGGCTATATTAAACGCGTTCCGGTTGATACCTACCGGCAGCAGCGCCGCGGCGGCAAAGGCGTTGTGGGAATGAACACCAAAGAAGAGGATTTTGTGGAACACGTCTTTACGGCGTCAACGCACGATTATCTGCTCTGCTTCACGGAGGGCGGACGTATGTACTGGCTGAAGGCCTATCATGTGCCGGAAAGCAGCCGCCAGTCGCGCGGACGCGCGCTCGCGAACGTGATTGAGATGGGACCGGAGGAAAAACTCGCTGCCATTATTTGCGTGCGTGAACTGGACGACAGCGAGCACAACCTGCTGATGGCAACGCGCGCCGGCATTATCAAGAAAACTGTTCTTTCGGCATACAAAAATATTCGCGCCGGCGGTATTAACGCCATCAATATTGATGAAGGCGACCAGCTTATCGGCGTGCAGTTAACCTCCGGCAGCGACGAGATTATCCTCAGCATGCGCAACGGCAAAGCGATTCGTTTCAACGAAAAAGATGCGCGCCCGATCGGCCGCACCGCCCGCGGTGTAAAAGGCGTAACGCTGGAAGATGACGATCAGGTCGTTTCGATTGAGGTCGTCAATAAAGAGGCCACCATGATGGCAATTACCGAGAACGGTTACGGCAAACGCACCAGCTTCGATGAATACCGCCTGCAAAACCGCGGCGGCAAAGGCATCATCAGCATTCAAACGACGGAGCGCAACGGCAAGGTCGTCAGTGCGCACGCGGTGACCGATGAAAACCGGATCATGCTCATTTCGCAAAACGGACAGATGATCTGCATCGGCGCCGGCGATCTGCGCGTGATCGGACGTAACACGCAAGGTGTGCGCCTGGTCAATCTGAATGAAGGCGATAAACTTGTCTCCGCTGCCGTGCTGGATGCGGAAGAAGAAAAGTCAGATGAAGAAAATTCCGGCGCCGGAATTGAAGAAACCGGAACCAATGACACTCAATCTGAACAGCCTGAATCTGACGCCGGAGTGGAGTAA
- the gyrB gene encoding DNA topoisomerase (ATP-hydrolyzing) subunit B, with translation MSNENLEHKTQKSGEYSAGQITVLEGLEAVRKRPAMYIGDTGARGYHHCVYEVVDNSIDEALAGYCTHIHVTINSNGSLTVIDDGRGIPVDMHPTEGVPAVQVALTKLHAGGKFNSDSYKVSGGLHGVGVSCVNALSEWFEVEVCRDSKVHHQRYQRGAPATSLEVIGKTQKTGTKITFKLDHQIFTHEGFQWDILASRLRELAFLNRGVRIRLAQEEPPREEIFEYSGGISEFVTHLNIGKTPIHPDVIYFERERDGVTVEIAMQYNDSYNENLFSFANNINTIEGGTHLSGFRSALTRTVNQYAKNNKLVKDDKQAMGGEDIREGLTAVLSVKIPDPQFEGQTKTKLGNGEVQGIVEAVLNEELGTYFEENPAVARNIIEKAVMAARARDAARKARDLTRRKGALESGGLPGKLADCSSRDPAMCELYIVEGDSAGGSAKQGRDREFQAILPVKGKVLNVEKARLDKVLANEEIRTMITAIGTGIGSDEFDLGKARYTKIVIMTDADVDGAHIRTLLLTFFYRQMPQLIEAGYVYIAQPPLYKIKRKKREEYVDSDAQLTRMLLDFGSEDQTLICTAGRTLLTSEQLPEVLLLLSDVERVAEQLNRRGVDFDRYMGKLTEDGRLPTSAVIIDRGDGSPETHFVFNDAELRELREQTEKQLGTELEFSDSFTGAPGFYSQEIHATERLEKLIADLTQRGFPSRSLRCLDDVNYFLQNEKGEKVPLHSLLELLSATRESGRRGLTIQRYKGLGEMNPDQLWETTMDPANRKMTRVILEDAVKADRMFTILMGDEVEPRREFIEQNALNVQHLDI, from the coding sequence ATGTCGAACGAAAATCTGGAGCACAAAACCCAAAAATCCGGCGAATACAGCGCCGGTCAAATTACCGTTCTTGAGGGGCTTGAAGCCGTCCGCAAACGCCCGGCGATGTACATCGGCGACACCGGCGCACGCGGATATCATCATTGCGTTTATGAGGTGGTGGATAACTCTATCGATGAGGCACTCGCCGGTTACTGCACACACATTCATGTAACGATTAATTCCAACGGCTCATTGACGGTGATCGATGACGGCCGTGGAATCCCGGTAGACATGCACCCGACGGAAGGTGTTCCGGCAGTGCAGGTGGCTTTGACGAAACTGCATGCCGGCGGTAAGTTTAACAGCGATTCGTATAAAGTTTCCGGCGGTCTGCACGGCGTCGGCGTTTCCTGCGTCAATGCGCTGTCGGAATGGTTTGAGGTTGAGGTGTGCCGCGACAGCAAAGTGCATCATCAGCGCTATCAGCGCGGAGCGCCGGCGACATCGCTGGAGGTGATTGGCAAAACACAGAAAACCGGCACGAAGATCACGTTTAAACTGGATCATCAGATTTTCACCCATGAAGGCTTCCAGTGGGATATTCTGGCGTCACGCCTGCGCGAACTGGCCTTTTTAAATCGCGGCGTACGCATTCGCCTGGCGCAGGAAGAACCGCCGCGCGAAGAAATTTTTGAATACAGCGGCGGCATCAGTGAGTTTGTCACGCATCTGAATATCGGCAAAACGCCGATTCATCCGGACGTCATTTATTTTGAACGCGAACGCGACGGAGTCACCGTTGAAATTGCCATGCAGTACAACGACTCATATAACGAAAACCTGTTCAGCTTCGCGAACAACATCAATACGATTGAAGGCGGCACACATCTGTCCGGCTTTCGCAGCGCCCTCACCCGCACCGTAAACCAGTATGCAAAAAACAATAAACTGGTGAAGGATGATAAACAGGCAATGGGCGGCGAAGATATTCGCGAAGGCCTTACAGCGGTGCTCAGTGTCAAAATTCCTGACCCGCAGTTTGAGGGGCAGACAAAAACAAAACTTGGCAACGGTGAAGTTCAGGGAATCGTCGAAGCGGTACTGAACGAAGAGCTCGGAACCTACTTTGAGGAAAATCCGGCGGTCGCGCGCAACATCATTGAAAAAGCGGTTATGGCCGCGCGCGCGCGCGATGCAGCGCGCAAAGCGCGCGACCTGACGCGCCGCAAAGGCGCATTGGAAAGCGGCGGACTGCCTGGCAAACTGGCGGACTGTTCGAGCCGCGATCCGGCCATGTGCGAGCTCTATATTGTTGAAGGGGACTCCGCCGGCGGTTCCGCCAAGCAGGGTCGCGACCGCGAGTTTCAGGCGATTCTGCCGGTCAAAGGCAAAGTGCTGAATGTTGAAAAAGCACGCCTGGATAAAGTGCTCGCGAATGAAGAAATCCGCACAATGATTACAGCGATTGGCACCGGCATCGGCAGCGATGAGTTTGATCTCGGTAAAGCGCGCTATACAAAAATTGTCATCATGACCGATGCCGACGTGGACGGCGCGCACATCCGCACGCTGCTGTTGACATTTTTCTACCGGCAGATGCCGCAGCTGATTGAGGCCGGATATGTCTATATCGCCCAGCCGCCGTTGTATAAGATTAAACGCAAGAAACGCGAGGAATATGTCGACAGCGACGCGCAGCTGACGCGTATGCTGCTCGACTTCGGCTCGGAAGATCAAACACTGATCTGCACCGCCGGACGGACGCTGCTGACATCCGAACAGCTGCCGGAAGTGCTGCTGTTACTGAGCGATGTTGAGCGCGTTGCCGAACAGCTGAACCGGCGCGGTGTTGATTTTGACCGCTACATGGGCAAACTGACGGAAGACGGCCGGCTTCCGACCAGCGCGGTGATCATTGACCGCGGTGACGGCAGCCCCGAAACACATTTCGTTTTTAACGACGCTGAACTGCGTGAACTGCGCGAGCAGACCGAAAAGCAGTTGGGGACGGAACTGGAATTTTCCGATTCGTTCACCGGTGCGCCGGGATTCTACTCGCAGGAGATTCATGCCACCGAGCGTCTGGAAAAACTGATTGCCGACTTAACGCAGAGAGGGTTTCCGTCACGCAGCCTCCGGTGCCTGGACGATGTAAATTATTTTCTGCAGAACGAAAAAGGTGAAAAAGTTCCGCTGCATTCGCTGCTTGAACTGCTCTCCGCCACTCGCGAATCGGGACGCAGAGGATTGACCATTCAGCGCTACAAAGGTCTCGGCGAAATGAATCCGGATCAGCTTTGGGAAACGACGATGGATCCGGCGAACCGTAAAATGACGCGCGTGATTCTCGAAGACGCTGTGAAAGCCGACCGGATGTTCACCATTCTGATGGGTGATGAAGTTGAGCCGCGCCGCGAATTCATTGAACAGAACGCACTGAACGTTCAGCACCTTGACATTTAA
- a CDS encoding universal stress protein: MMKIMTAIDFSTATEAVLKAAKTYAKKLRAEVLLIHVEPTPVLLPDMGISGTGIEVLYEIPVDHKTEHVRLNKDAKALEACGVKVTPLLRTGSPAKTIIKEAEKQSVDLIIVGSHGHGALQKILIGSTSESILKKSKIPVLLIPVAH, encoded by the coding sequence ATGATGAAAATTATGACAGCCATTGATTTTTCCACCGCAACCGAAGCGGTGCTCAAAGCCGCGAAGACCTATGCAAAAAAATTGCGAGCCGAGGTTCTGTTGATTCACGTTGAACCGACTCCGGTGCTGCTCCCCGATATGGGTATAAGCGGTACCGGCATTGAAGTGCTCTACGAAATTCCGGTGGATCATAAAACCGAACATGTCCGGTTGAATAAAGATGCAAAAGCGCTGGAAGCCTGCGGCGTAAAAGTAACGCCGCTGCTGCGTACCGGGTCACCGGCAAAAACCATCATCAAAGAGGCTGAAAAGCAGAGCGTGGATTTAATTATCGTCGGTTCTCACGGTCACGGTGCGCTGCAAAAGATATTGATCGGCAGTACCAGTGAAAGCATTCTCAAAAAAAGCAAAATTCCGGTGCTTCTGATTCCGGTGGCGCATTGA
- a CDS encoding class I SAM-dependent methyltransferase, giving the protein MKRRISKDELHYYYEAAVQGAEHDLDFAVRIFKTKNRRIPKIIREDFCGTAALACEWVNRSPENYAYGVDIDQPTLDWGAEHNLKYLNDNSGEIELVCGDVLTTKTPAADLLFALNFSYCIFKTRDLLRTYFKKARTALKKDGLFILDLYGGTESIEAKPEPREIEKHTATDGTKIPAFTYIWDQAEYNVINHHVINYIHFKIPGAGKIKKAFAYDWRLWTLPEIQELLLDAGFKSAEVYLHGWTKDGESDEIYRKRTRYENSLGWVAYIIGVK; this is encoded by the coding sequence ATGAAAAGAAGAATCAGTAAAGACGAGCTACACTATTATTATGAAGCGGCTGTGCAGGGTGCTGAGCACGATCTTGACTTTGCAGTCCGCATTTTTAAAACGAAAAACCGGCGCATACCAAAAATTATCCGCGAAGATTTTTGCGGCACTGCCGCCCTCGCCTGTGAATGGGTCAACCGCTCGCCGGAAAATTATGCATACGGCGTGGATATTGATCAGCCGACGCTTGACTGGGGCGCCGAGCATAATCTGAAATATCTGAATGATAACAGCGGCGAAATTGAACTGGTTTGCGGCGATGTGCTGACAACAAAAACACCGGCGGCGGATTTGCTGTTCGCGCTCAATTTTTCCTACTGCATTTTTAAAACGCGCGATCTGTTGCGCACCTATTTTAAAAAAGCGCGTACGGCATTGAAAAAAGACGGCCTGTTCATTCTTGATCTTTACGGCGGCACAGAATCCATTGAAGCAAAACCGGAGCCGCGTGAAATCGAAAAGCACACCGCAACCGACGGCACAAAAATTCCGGCGTTTACCTATATCTGGGATCAGGCCGAATATAATGTGATCAATCATCACGTCATTAATTACATCCACTTTAAAATTCCAGGTGCCGGAAAAATTAAAAAAGCATTTGCCTACGACTGGCGGCTGTGGACACTGCCGGAAATTCAGGAACTGCTGCTTGACGCCGGATTTAAATCCGCCGAAGTTTATCTGCACGGCTGGACCAAAGACGGCGAATCCGACGAAATTTACCGCAAACGTACAAGATATGAAAACTCCCTCGGCTGGGTTGCATATATTATTGGTGTAAAATAA
- a CDS encoding inositol monophosphatase family protein: MKNPFSSVISAVHSSRYTVFKAPENKKLFSFRLLFVRFIGTFCRMIEIPNQILLEVCTAAAHTTGNFALKNIHRRKEVAQQFDHDIKLVMDSESQHIAEKIILEKFPAHSILGEESATENTGDYEWIIDPIDGTANYTNDFPFWCCSIAVRRSGKILAGCVYIPPLNDCYIATIDGPALCNGEPIHPSGIADLKHATLFTGLTKDIDSRTIEFFTAAAPRVNKIRILGAAAIDICHVACGRSDAFFEAGLYLWDVAAAGLIAERAGACCTATPRAETHGVRFLCSTPEIHAGLKQLVEKYF; the protein is encoded by the coding sequence GTGAAAAATCCGTTTTCATCCGTGATATCTGCAGTTCATTCATCCAGATATACAGTTTTTAAAGCGCCGGAAAATAAAAAACTTTTTTCATTCCGTTTGCTGTTCGTGCGATTCATCGGTACCTTCTGCCGGATGATTGAAATTCCAAATCAAATCTTACTTGAAGTTTGCACGGCGGCGGCGCATACCACCGGAAATTTTGCATTAAAAAATATCCACCGGCGCAAAGAGGTCGCGCAGCAGTTTGATCACGATATAAAACTGGTGATGGACAGTGAAAGCCAGCACATTGCCGAAAAAATAATCCTCGAAAAATTCCCGGCACATTCCATTCTCGGCGAAGAGAGTGCGACCGAAAATACCGGCGACTATGAATGGATTATTGATCCGATCGACGGCACTGCCAATTACACCAATGATTTTCCGTTCTGGTGCTGTTCCATCGCCGTGCGCCGCAGCGGAAAAATTCTCGCCGGCTGCGTATATATTCCGCCGTTAAATGATTGCTACATCGCAACGATTGACGGACCGGCGCTGTGTAATGGCGAGCCGATTCACCCCTCCGGTATTGCAGATTTAAAACACGCAACATTGTTCACTGGGCTGACAAAAGATATTGATTCGCGCACGATTGAATTTTTCACCGCCGCTGCACCGCGCGTGAATAAAATTCGCATTCTCGGCGCGGCGGCGATTGATATCTGTCATGTAGCGTGCGGACGGTCGGACGCATTTTTTGAAGCCGGACTGTATCTCTGGGATGTTGCCGCCGCCGGACTGATTGCCGAACGCGCCGGCGCATGCTGCACCGCAACTCCGCGCGCCGAAACTCACGGCGTACGTTTTCTCTGTTCCACGCCGGAAATTCATGCCGGACTGAAGCAGCTGGTTGAAAAATATTTTTAA
- a CDS encoding PTS sugar transporter subunit IIA has translation MDIQLNNYLKKENIIFEIDATTRNAALDFLTKQLEKSGGGFNSSAAIAALKERENVLPTVIAPGVALPHARLAGSEQPMIAIATTRAGILFDIDQPPVHLILLVLTPKNDPSSYLRVLSLLVSILKDINVPEFISTATADSITALFNAAAGNGKDYLVAADVMNSEPITLLESDTLQKAIATLSACRILDVPVIDGEGDMRGVVSTEDILRQSLPEHLLWLEDLTPILRFEPFAEMMKKDNETKLADFMRENFVSVAPETPAVQLAKIFLKRDVRQIYVLEKRRLIGVVDLSGFSTKLFWA, from the coding sequence ATGGACATTCAACTGAACAACTATCTGAAAAAAGAAAATATAATTTTTGAAATTGATGCGACGACGCGCAATGCTGCGCTGGATTTTCTCACCAAACAACTTGAAAAGTCCGGCGGCGGGTTTAATTCCAGTGCCGCGATTGCGGCGCTAAAAGAACGCGAGAATGTTCTGCCAACCGTGATTGCGCCCGGCGTTGCACTGCCGCATGCACGGCTGGCCGGGAGTGAACAGCCGATGATTGCGATTGCCACGACGCGCGCCGGAATTCTTTTTGATATTGATCAGCCGCCGGTGCATCTGATTCTGCTCGTACTCACGCCGAAGAATGATCCCAGCTCCTATTTGCGCGTACTTTCACTGCTGGTTTCCATTCTTAAAGATATTAATGTGCCGGAATTTATTTCCACCGCTACCGCCGATTCAATCACCGCACTGTTCAATGCCGCCGCCGGAAACGGAAAAGATTACCTGGTTGCCGCCGATGTCATGAACAGTGAGCCGATCACGCTGCTTGAAAGTGATACGCTGCAAAAAGCGATTGCCACCTTATCAGCATGCAGGATTCTGGATGTGCCGGTCATTGATGGAGAGGGCGATATGCGCGGTGTGGTCAGCACGGAAGATATTCTCCGGCAGAGCCTGCCGGAACATCTGCTGTGGCTGGAGGATTTAACGCCGATTCTCCGTTTTGAGCCGTTTGCCGAAATGATGAAAAAAGATAACGAAACCAAGCTCGCTGATTTTATGCGCGAAAATTTTGTTTCGGTCGCACCGGAAACGCCGGCGGTACAGCTCGCAAAAATTTTTCTGAAACGCGATGTGCGCCAGATTTATGTACTCGAAAAACGCCGGCTCATCGGCGTAGTCGATCTCAGCGGATTTTCAACCAAACTTTTCTGGGCTTAA
- a CDS encoding SLC13 family permease: MHNDDHSGTLGRKQMMLRMAALLFISGGIGFSGVRLGLTIQQAAATSVFLAIILGTLFFWGFRLAIAFLGIGVLIFTRSLDIDHFVKEASLPVILFLVGMMIIVGALRDLGFFTWIVQSIISIPKITGRKFLTVTAVASALLACAVDEVTSIIFISTLVFQVCNRLKLNPAPYIIICVLCTNIGSAGTMMGNPVGIYIGTKAHLTFSDFIYWAFPIMLVALASCIVITMFWFRKALDEFDVRLKERMERDLSLVPKIKVPYIKGLIVLLLTLIFIALHHTLEEWLTLDSNSILLVAPLACAGIIMIFKRDRARHYVENEVDWWTLLFFMLLFAIAGTLAYTGVTRLMADGFTANFGTDLNVLIPVIMATTAIGSAFVDNVIFVAAFAPVVEALGESVKVMPLWWSLLFGACFGGNITLIGSTANIVALGMLEKNFKTNVTFFQWLGIGALSAFVACLIAWGMLTLMAPMMP, encoded by the coding sequence ATGCATAATGATGATCATAGTGGAACACTCGGCAGAAAACAGATGATGTTGCGCATGGCAGCGCTGCTGTTCATCAGCGGCGGAATCGGATTTTCCGGCGTCAGGCTGGGATTAACGATCCAGCAGGCCGCCGCTACATCTGTTTTTCTCGCCATCATTCTCGGCACACTGTTCTTTTGGGGCTTCCGGCTCGCAATCGCATTTCTCGGCATTGGTGTGCTGATTTTCACCCGGTCACTTGACATCGACCACTTTGTAAAAGAAGCCTCCCTGCCGGTCATTCTGTTTTTAGTCGGCATGATGATCATTGTCGGCGCACTGCGCGACCTCGGTTTTTTTACCTGGATTGTACAAAGTATCATTTCTATTCCGAAAATCACCGGCAGAAAATTTCTCACTGTCACCGCTGTCGCCTCAGCGCTGCTTGCGTGCGCGGTTGATGAGGTGACATCCATCATTTTCATTTCCACACTCGTCTTTCAGGTTTGCAACCGGCTCAAGCTGAATCCGGCACCGTACATCATCATTTGCGTACTTTGCACCAACATCGGCAGCGCCGGAACCATGATGGGCAATCCGGTCGGAATTTATATCGGCACTAAGGCTCACCTCACATTTTCTGATTTTATTTACTGGGCATTTCCTATCATGCTCGTCGCGCTTGCTTCCTGTATCGTCATCACCATGTTCTGGTTCCGTAAAGCACTCGATGAATTTGACGTACGCCTCAAAGAGCGTATGGAGCGCGACCTCAGTCTGGTACCGAAAATCAAGGTGCCTTACATCAAAGGGCTCATCGTTTTATTGTTAACGCTCATCTTTATTGCACTGCACCACACTCTCGAAGAATGGCTCACGCTTGACTCGAACAGCATCCTGCTCGTCGCGCCGCTTGCCTGCGCCGGAATTATCATGATCTTTAAACGCGATCGCGCGCGCCATTATGTTGAAAACGAAGTCGACTGGTGGACGCTGCTCTTTTTTATGCTTCTGTTTGCCATCGCCGGTACACTTGCATATACCGGCGTGACGCGCCTCATGGCCGACGGATTCACGGCAAATTTTGGCACCGATCTCAATGTGCTGATTCCCGTTATCATGGCCACAACTGCTATTGGATCGGCATTTGTCGACAATGTTATCTTTGTCGCCGCCTTTGCGCCGGTTGTTGAGGCGCTCGGCGAAAGCGTCAAAGTCATGCCGCTGTGGTGGTCGTTACTTTTCGGTGCATGTTTCGGCGGCAACATTACGCTGATCGGCAGTACGGCGAATATCGTTGCTCTCGGTATGCTTGAAAAAAACTTTAAAACTAATGTCACATTCTTTCAGTGGCTTGGCATCGGTGCGCTCTCCGCATTCGTTGCCTGTCTGATCGCCTGGGGCATGCTGACGCTTATGGCACCCATGATGCCCTAA